The DNA sequence GAGGTTCATCACCCCGCCGCCCCAGTTCTTGAGCCCGTTCATCTGGTGAATGTTCGTGAGCCCCATCAGCCCAAGTGCCGCGAGCATCAGGATGCCCGCGCCGGCTCCGAAGTAACCGCCGTACACCGCCACGCCGAACTGGTAGAGCAGGAACGCCGCGCTCGGAGGCAAAAGGTGTCCGTCCGCCCCGGCGATCTCGCGGCGCACGCCGCCGCGCTCGGCGAGGGCCATCATCAGCGGCTTCTGCGCAATGAAGAGGGCCGTGGCGCCGAGGATGAGCCAGGGCACGATGGCCGCGAAGCGCTTTTCGGGCGTCTGCAGGAGGAGCAGTGCCCCCACCACGCCGCCGGCGAACGAGGGCACCGCGAACGCAGTGGCCCAGCGGCGGCCGCCCGAGAGCTCGGCGCGGTAGCCCCACATCGACGCCATGGTGCCCGGCCAGAGGGCCACGGTGGATGTGGCGTTCGCCGTGATCGGCGGAACGCCGAGGGCCACGAGGGCGGGGAAGGTGACGAGGGTGCCGCCGCCGGCGACGGCGTTCATCATCGCCCCGAGGGCCGCGGCGAGTCCCACGAGGGGGAGGAAGTACGGGGCGTCCATGCTACTGGAACAATAGCGGGCGCGCGAATCCCCCCACCCTTTTGGGTGGGTGCACCCGTTAGATTTCTGCAGCGCGTCACAGCAGGCGGCGCTCGAGCCCGAGCGATGCGAGGGCTCGGAGGTGATTACCCCAGCCGGAACCTTAGCGATGGCAGGAACTCCGAATACCGCGGCCGCCCCTGCCGGCGACCATCTTGAGATCAAGGACTCGCGTACCGGGAAGATCTATTACGTCCCGATCACCGACGAGACGATCCGCACCGCCGACCTGAAGCAGATCAAGGTCAAGCCCGACGACTTCGGCATCATGGGCTACGACCCGGCCTTCATGAACACGGCCTCCTGCCGATCGGCCATCACGTTCATCGACGGCGACAAGGGCATCCTGCGCTACCGCGGATTCCCGATCGAGCAGCTGGCCGAGCACTCGAACTTCCTCGAGGTCGCCTGGCTGCTGCGCAAGGGCGAGCTGCCGACGCAGAAGGAGTACGACGAGTTCCAGCATCACGTGACGTACCACACGTACGTGCACGAGAACATCAAGCGCTTCATGGAAGGCTTCCGCTACGATGCGCATCCGATGGCGATGCTGACGGCGGGCGTGGCGGCGCTGTCGTCGTTCTATCCGACGTCGAAGGAGATCTACGACGAGCGGGAGCGCGACATCGCGTTCATCCGGCTCATCGCCAAGATGCCGACGCTGGCGGCGTTCGCGTACCGCCACGTGAAGGGCCTGCCGTACGTGTACCCCGACAACGCGCTGTCGTACGCCGAGAACTTCCTCTCGATGATCGCGCGCATGTCGGAGCCCAAGTACGAGGCGCATCCGGTGTACGCCCGTGCGATCGACATCCTGTTCATCCTGCACGCGGACCACGAGCAGAACTGTTCGACGAACGCGGTGCGCGCGGTGGGCAGCTCGCACGTGGATCCGTACTCGGCCGTGGCGGCCGGCGTCGCCGCGCTCTACGGTCCGCTGCACGGCGGTGCCAACGAAGCCGTGCTGCGCATGCTCGAGGAGATCGGGGACGTCAAGAACATCCCCGCGTTCATCGAGAGCGTGAAGAGCGGGAAGGGCGGCAGCCGCCTGATGGGCTTCGGCCACCGCGTGTACAAGAGCTACGATCCGCGCGCGAAGATCGTGAAGAAGCTCTGCGACGAGGTGCTCAAGGTCGCGGGCATGACGAAGGACATGGAAATCGCGCTGGAGCTGGAGCGTATCGCGCTCAGCGACGAGTACTTCATCTCGCGCAAGCTCTACCCGAACGTGGACTTCTACACGGGCCTGATCTACCGCGCGATGCACTTCCCCACCGACTACTTCACCGTGCTGTTCGCCATCGCGCGCACGGCCGGCTGGATGTCGCAGTGGGAGGAGATGCTGCTCGACAAGGAGCAGAAGATCGCCCGTCCGCGGCAGATCTACACGGGGATCGAGACCCGCGACTATGCGGCGAACCGCATCAACCTGTCGCATAAGGTGACGAAGTAGCAGCTGTAAGCTGTAAGCTCTAAGCTGAACGAGAGGGGGCGCCGAGATTGCTCGGTGCCCCCTCTCTAGCCTTCCGTCTCATCCCATCTCTCCCCACTTTGTAGACGTGTCCGATCCCATCCGCCGCGCCCTCGAGTCCGCCGTCGCCGGTGCGTATCGCATCGAGCGCGAGCTCGGCCGCGGTGGGATGGGCGCGGTCTTCCTGGCGCGCGACCTGGCGCTGGACCGCGAGGTGGCGATCAAGGTCCTGCCGCCGGACCTCGCGACGAATGCCACGTTGCGGGAGCGCTTCGTCCGGGAAGCGCGGCTGGCGGCCTCGCTCTCGCACCCCAACATCGTGCACGTGCACGCGGTGCTCGAGCATGGTGAGCTGTTGGCGATCGTGATGCAGTACGTGGACGGCGAAACGCTGACCGAACGCGTGGCGCGGTCCGGACCCTACGACGCCGCCGACACGGCGCGCCTGCTGCAGGACACCGCTTGGGCCCTCGGCTACGCCCACGCCCGTGGCATCGTGCACCGCGACGTGAAGCCGGACAACCTCCTCATCGAGCGCGGTACCGGCCGCCCGATGATCCTGGACTTCGGCATCGCCCGCACCGAGCAGGCGAAGGGACTCACCGAGGTCGGTCAGTCCATCGGCACCCCCCACTACATGAGCCCCGAGCAGGCCGCCGCCGAGGAGGTGGACGGCCGCAGCGACCTCTATTCACTCGGCTGCGTCGGCTTCTTCGCCGCGACGGGTCGCACGGTATTCCAGGCGGAGGCCGCGCATCGGCTGCTCATGCTGCATCTCACGCAGGCGGCGCAGGACGTGACCGAACTGCGCCCCGAGTTTCCGAAGCCGCTCTCCGATGTCATCGCGCGAGCCCTGCGCAAGGATCGCGGCGAACGCTTCGAGACCGGCGAAGAGATGGCCGAGGCCATTGCGGCCCTTCACCTGCGCGCGCGCGAGGTCGCGCCGCTGCTGCGCCTGCTGCACCAACAGACGGCGCAGTCGCTGCAGGCCGTGCTGACAATGGGCGTGCTGTTCGTCGTGCTATGGAGTCTCTCGCCGCGGCAGGATGACGTGATGCGGGCGTTCATCCTCGTGTTGTTCCTGACGATGCTCATCACCATCCTCGGGCAATCCTTCGATCGCGTGCGATTCGCCGTCCGCCAAGGCTTCACGGCGCCTGACGTGCGTACGGCTGTCGAGGCCATCACCGATGAGACGGCGCGGGCCCGTGAGCAACTGCTCTCCGATCCGCTGGAGTTTGCGCGCCTCCAGCGCCGGAAGCGCATCGCGTTCTTCGGCGGCCTGCTCGGTGGCCTCAGTCAGCCCGTCGCGATCTCGATGTTCGTGTCGGCTCGCATCGATGGCGTGCGGCAGGTGCAAACGCTGGGCATCGTGATCGTGCTGATCGGGGCGATGGCAATCGGGGCGTCGGTGGCACTCTGGGCCATGCGGCCGGTGCGCATCACGCTGGCGCAGCGGCTCGCGGGCCGCTTCTGGCTCAGCGCGGCCGGGCGGTGGATGTTCGCACGCGCCGAGCGCCGCTACGCGGCAGAGCTCGCGCGCGCGAAGACTTAGCGACGACGCGCGCGGCCCCGCGAATCGGCGTCCGCGCGTGCCGTCTCGGCGCTGCGGCACACGCTCGTCACGGGACAAGCGCCGCAACGCTTCACGCGCGCCGTACACACGAGCGCGCCCAGTTCCATAAGCGCCTGGTTATGCGTCCAGGTCGCCTTGCCCGTGCGCGGCAGGGTGGCCTCGCTGATCTGCCAGAGCAGAGTGAGGTCGCGCGGTCGCTTGGGGTTCAGCTTGGGTGCGAACACGCGCGCGAGCACGCGGGCGACGTTCGTGTCCACGAGCGCGGCACGGCGCTCGAAGGCGAAGGTGCTGACGGCGCCGGCGGTGTACGCGCCGATGCCCGGCAGACGTCGAAGCTTCTCGGCCTCGGCCGGCAGCGGCGACGGCCGACCATCCGCCGCGACGGCGGTCGCTGCGTCGGCGTCTCCCCATGCCGCGGCACCTTCGCGCACGACGGCGCGCGAAAGTTTGTGCAGGTTTCGCGCCCTGGCGTAGTAGCCGAGTCCCTGCCACTGCTCCAGCACATGGCGCTCGTCGGCCTTGGCGAGTTGCTGCAGGGTAGGGAAGCGTCGCAGGAATCGCTGCCAGTACTCCAGCACGCGGCTCACCTGCGTCTGCTGCAGCATCAGTTCGCTGACGAGGATCGCGTAGGGATCCCGCGTCTTGCGCCACGGGAGATCGCGGGCGTTGCGGCGATACCAGGCGCGGAGCTTCGTGCCGAAGGCGCGCAGTTCCGCCTTGTCGAGCCGCGGACCGGCGGACCGGCGACGCGCTGGCGTCAGTGCGGCTCCCAAGTCGGCACCGCGGAGAACAGCCCGCCGTCGACGATCAGTTCGCGCGCGAGCAGCACACCGAACACGATGCTCAGCGCGCCCGCCGCGACGCGCACCCCCACGCGCATGCGATGCACGCGGTTGCCGGCATACAGCGCCGGCACGGCGAGGATCGCCGTGACCAGCATCATGCCGAGGATCGTGCCGAGGCCGAACATGAGGAGATACGCCGCCGCGGCGAGCGGCTCGCGGATCGTGGCCAGCACGAGCAGCGCGACCGCTGCCGAGCCGGCGAGTCCATGGACCACGCCCACCAGCAGCGGACGCGAGAGCTTGGGGGCCGCGTCGTCATTGCTGCGACGGATGTTCGAATAGCCGAGCCCGATGAGCATGATCGCCACGCCGAACTCGAGTCCGAGACCGATACGGGGCGGGATCACGATGCGAAAGGCGATGATCGCTCCGCCCAGCAGGACCAGCGTCAGCGTATGCCCGACGCCCCAGACCGCGCCCACCCAAGCCGCGCGCGCCAGAGAGCGCTCGCGCGCGACGATCGTCGTCACCGCGACGACATGGTCGGCGTCGGTGGCGTGGCGGAGTCCGAGCAGGACGCCGAGCAGGATGGGCGTGAGGGCGTCGAACATGTCGCGCGGAATCTATATGGATGCGGCCCCGGGGCCGTAGCGCTGGTCGTACTGCGAGTAGTGCGCCACCAGCATGCGATGCGCCTCGTTGATGACCTGCATCCGGTGTCCCTGCGGCAGCTGGCTGGCCAGCTCGACGACCGCGTGGACCATCTTCACCGAGACCATCGCCGACGCGACGCGCTCCTCGGCAGGCAGCTTCGGATAGCGCAGGGCGAGGAATTGCCCCACGTGTCCGACCAGCGCCTGGTTGAGGGCGTCGTTGATGGCCGGACAGTTCCGCTGCACCGCCTCATGCACCGCATCGAAGGCGGGCGTGCGCTCGATCAGCTTCACCTGCGCCTGCAGGATGCGCTGGAACAGCTGCTCCGCGGGCAGGTGCACGTGCTCGAGTGGCATCGCCTTCTGGTTCGTGTCGCGCACGGCATCGGCGTAGCGCGCCCCGAGTGCCTCGACCACGGCGTCTTTGTTCGGGAAGAAATGATAGAGCGAGCCCATCGAGGCTCCGGCTCGATCGGCGATCATCTGCATGGTCGCGGCGCCTACACCCTGCTCCACGAACACCTGCTCGGCCGCGTCGAGGATCTGCTCCACGCGCCGCTGCCCGCGCTCCTGCTGGGGCGCGCGGGGTGCGCGCTCCCGCGCTTCAGGCTCTGGGGCGGGGGCTGGGGCCGGGGCTGGCGGGGTGGTCTTTGGCATCTGTTACAAAATAGAGGATACCCTCCACTATTGACAAGTAGTGGAAACCCTCTAATACTTGTGCCGTAAGTAGAGGCAAACCTCTAGAAACGTCCACGTCCAATCCAGCTCGCCGATGGATCGCCTCCGATTAGAAGAGGGCGCAGTGCCGGGTCGCCTCGCGACTCTCGTACTGGCCGCCGACCTCCTCGCAGGGCTCGCCTTGGTTGCCCTTGCACTCGCCGCAGTCGCGCTGCTGCCGCCTGCGCTCCAAGCGCAGACCGCGCTCGA is a window from the Pseudogemmatithrix spongiicola genome containing:
- a CDS encoding sulfite exporter TauE/SafE family protein yields the protein MDAPYFLPLVGLAAALGAMMNAVAGGGTLVTFPALVALGVPPITANATSTVALWPGTMASMWGYRAELSGGRRWATAFAVPSFAGGVVGALLLLQTPEKRFAAIVPWLILGATALFIAQKPLMMALAERGGVRREIAGADGHLLPPSAAFLLYQFGVAVYGGYFGAGAGILMLAALGLMGLTNIHQMNGLKNWGGGVMNLVAVIIFALSGVVIWPVALAMALGAGIGGIGGSLLAQRVGQVWVRRSVVAIGLASGLSLLLGLI
- a CDS encoding citrate synthase, with protein sequence MAGTPNTAAAPAGDHLEIKDSRTGKIYYVPITDETIRTADLKQIKVKPDDFGIMGYDPAFMNTASCRSAITFIDGDKGILRYRGFPIEQLAEHSNFLEVAWLLRKGELPTQKEYDEFQHHVTYHTYVHENIKRFMEGFRYDAHPMAMLTAGVAALSSFYPTSKEIYDERERDIAFIRLIAKMPTLAAFAYRHVKGLPYVYPDNALSYAENFLSMIARMSEPKYEAHPVYARAIDILFILHADHEQNCSTNAVRAVGSSHVDPYSAVAAGVAALYGPLHGGANEAVLRMLEEIGDVKNIPAFIESVKSGKGGSRLMGFGHRVYKSYDPRAKIVKKLCDEVLKVAGMTKDMEIALELERIALSDEYFISRKLYPNVDFYTGLIYRAMHFPTDYFTVLFAIARTAGWMSQWEEMLLDKEQKIARPRQIYTGIETRDYAANRINLSHKVTK
- a CDS encoding serine/threonine-protein kinase; this encodes MSDPIRRALESAVAGAYRIERELGRGGMGAVFLARDLALDREVAIKVLPPDLATNATLRERFVREARLAASLSHPNIVHVHAVLEHGELLAIVMQYVDGETLTERVARSGPYDAADTARLLQDTAWALGYAHARGIVHRDVKPDNLLIERGTGRPMILDFGIARTEQAKGLTEVGQSIGTPHYMSPEQAAAEEVDGRSDLYSLGCVGFFAATGRTVFQAEAAHRLLMLHLTQAAQDVTELRPEFPKPLSDVIARALRKDRGERFETGEEMAEAIAALHLRAREVAPLLRLLHQQTAQSLQAVLTMGVLFVVLWSLSPRQDDVMRAFILVLFLTMLITILGQSFDRVRFAVRQGFTAPDVRTAVEAITDETARAREQLLSDPLEFARLQRRKRIAFFGGLLGGLSQPVAISMFVSARIDGVRQVQTLGIVIVLIGAMAIGASVALWAMRPVRITLAQRLAGRFWLSAAGRWMFARAERRYAAELARAKT
- a CDS encoding A/G-specific adenine glycosylase; protein product: MGAALTPARRRSAGPRLDKAELRAFGTKLRAWYRRNARDLPWRKTRDPYAILVSELMLQQTQVSRVLEYWQRFLRRFPTLQQLAKADERHVLEQWQGLGYYARARNLHKLSRAVVREGAAAWGDADAATAVAADGRPSPLPAEAEKLRRLPGIGAYTAGAVSTFAFERRAALVDTNVARVLARVFAPKLNPKRPRDLTLLWQISEATLPRTGKATWTHNQALMELGALVCTARVKRCGACPVTSVCRSAETARADADSRGRARRR
- a CDS encoding HupE/UreJ family protein, translated to MFDALTPILLGVLLGLRHATDADHVVAVTTIVARERSLARAAWVGAVWGVGHTLTLVLLGGAIIAFRIVIPPRIGLGLEFGVAIMLIGLGYSNIRRSNDDAAPKLSRPLLVGVVHGLAGSAAVALLVLATIREPLAAAAYLLMFGLGTILGMMLVTAILAVPALYAGNRVHRMRVGVRVAAGALSIVFGVLLARELIVDGGLFSAVPTWEPH
- a CDS encoding TetR/AcrR family transcriptional regulator — its product is MPKTTPPAPAPAPAPEPEARERAPRAPQQERGQRRVEQILDAAEQVFVEQGVGAATMQMIADRAGASMGSLYHFFPNKDAVVEALGARYADAVRDTNQKAMPLEHVHLPAEQLFQRILQAQVKLIERTPAFDAVHEAVQRNCPAINDALNQALVGHVGQFLALRYPKLPAEERVASAMVSVKMVHAVVELASQLPQGHRMQVINEAHRMLVAHYSQYDQRYGPGAASI